The following proteins are encoded in a genomic region of Cellulomonas sp. ES6:
- the tatC gene encoding twin-arginine translocase subunit TatC has product MALRRPSANPEGRMPLREHLIELRKRLVLAALGVVVGGVLGWIVYDPVFRSLQDPLLDAAAERDVVASVNFAGLASAMDMKFKVALFIGALVSSPWWLYQLWAFVTPGLTRRERRSAIGFVGVAVPMFLAGAAFAWYVLPRAVAVLTEFVPEQATNLIDASTYLSFVMRFVLAFGVAFLVPVLMICLNLVGLVRGSTWLRGWRWAVLLSCIFSAVMTPTPDVVTMLVLAAPTAGLYMAAVGLSLLHDRRADRRSVEAEAADATGPDGVVDR; this is encoded by the coding sequence GGGCAGGATGCCGCTGCGCGAGCACCTGATCGAGCTCCGCAAGCGGCTGGTCCTCGCCGCGCTCGGCGTCGTCGTCGGCGGCGTGCTCGGCTGGATCGTGTACGACCCGGTGTTCCGGTCGCTGCAGGACCCCCTGCTGGACGCCGCGGCCGAGCGGGACGTCGTCGCGTCGGTGAACTTCGCCGGCCTGGCGTCCGCGATGGACATGAAGTTCAAGGTCGCGCTGTTCATCGGCGCGCTCGTGTCCAGCCCGTGGTGGCTCTACCAGCTGTGGGCGTTCGTCACGCCGGGGCTGACCCGCCGCGAGCGCCGCTCGGCCATCGGGTTCGTGGGCGTCGCGGTGCCGATGTTCCTGGCCGGTGCGGCGTTCGCCTGGTACGTGCTGCCGCGCGCGGTGGCCGTGCTCACCGAGTTCGTCCCCGAGCAGGCGACCAACCTCATCGACGCCTCGACGTACCTGAGCTTCGTCATGCGGTTCGTGCTCGCGTTCGGCGTGGCGTTCCTGGTCCCCGTGCTCATGATCTGCCTCAACCTGGTCGGCCTGGTGCGCGGGTCGACGTGGCTCAGGGGGTGGCGCTGGGCGGTGCTGCTGTCCTGCATCTTCTCGGCGGTCATGACGCCGACCCCGGACGTGGTGACGATGCTCGTGCTGGCCGCCCCGACCGCCGGGCTGTACATGGCGGCGGTGGGGCTGTCGCTGCTGCACGACCGCCGCGCCGACCGTCGGTCGGTGGAGGCGGAGGCCGCGGACGCCACCGGCCCGGACGGCGTGGTGGACCGGTGA
- the lnt gene encoding apolipoprotein N-acyltransferase produces MPARDPSRWWSAVQALAGGLLTWTAFPDLGWWWAAPLGTALLMLAMRRDSARWNALLGLVWGAAFFLPLLTWVDVSIGVVPWVALSVAEAGFVALFGAAWSWARRGEAVWRRASLQLLVFTVLWVAVEELRSLWPFGGFPWGRLAFSQADSPLLALARLGGAPLVSAVVVATGAALALAWLAARRFALLPALGRLAVAAALVGGGLLVPMDTRAENGTLMVGAVQGNVSEPGLHAFDNRREVLDNHVAGTYALLDQIAPGDLDLVLWPENGTDIDPQVDAEAAAAIDGAAREVGAPLLVGTIEYPESGGRYNTSLLWEPGTGPVARYSKQHPAPFAEYIPLRDLVRPFSSAVDLVRNDMLPGTEPGVVPLESERLGRTVVVGDVICFEVAYDPLVRESVREGAEILVVQTNNANFGYSAESTQQLAMSRLRAVESGRATVQVSTVGVSAVISPNGTVAADTGLFTAEQLVARLPLRESLTPATRLGAWPSLVVGALAVAMTVAGAAGAARVRRADRPEAAA; encoded by the coding sequence GTGCCTGCTCGTGACCCCTCCCGCTGGTGGAGCGCGGTCCAGGCGCTCGCCGGTGGACTCCTGACCTGGACCGCCTTCCCCGATCTCGGCTGGTGGTGGGCCGCGCCGCTCGGCACGGCCCTGCTGATGCTCGCGATGCGGCGCGACAGCGCCCGGTGGAACGCGCTCCTCGGCCTCGTCTGGGGCGCGGCGTTCTTCCTCCCGCTGCTCACCTGGGTCGACGTCTCGATCGGCGTGGTGCCGTGGGTCGCGCTGTCCGTGGCCGAGGCCGGCTTCGTCGCGCTGTTCGGCGCGGCCTGGTCGTGGGCCCGGCGCGGGGAGGCCGTGTGGCGGCGCGCGTCCCTGCAGCTCCTGGTGTTCACGGTCCTGTGGGTCGCGGTCGAGGAGCTGCGGTCGCTGTGGCCGTTCGGGGGCTTCCCCTGGGGTCGCCTGGCGTTCTCGCAGGCCGACTCGCCGCTGCTCGCGCTGGCCCGGCTGGGTGGCGCGCCGCTGGTCTCGGCAGTCGTCGTGGCGACGGGGGCGGCGCTCGCCCTCGCGTGGCTCGCGGCGCGCCGGTTCGCCCTGCTCCCGGCCCTCGGCCGGCTCGCGGTGGCCGCGGCGCTGGTCGGCGGCGGGCTCCTGGTGCCCATGGACACCCGGGCGGAGAACGGCACGCTGATGGTCGGCGCGGTGCAGGGCAACGTGTCGGAGCCGGGCCTGCACGCCTTCGACAACCGGCGCGAGGTGCTCGACAACCACGTGGCCGGCACCTACGCCCTGCTCGACCAGATCGCGCCGGGCGACCTCGACCTGGTGCTGTGGCCCGAGAACGGCACCGACATCGACCCCCAGGTCGACGCCGAGGCCGCCGCCGCGATCGACGGTGCCGCGCGGGAGGTCGGCGCGCCGCTGCTGGTCGGGACGATCGAGTACCCGGAGTCCGGCGGGCGCTACAACACGTCGCTGCTGTGGGAGCCGGGCACCGGTCCGGTGGCGCGGTACTCCAAGCAGCACCCCGCGCCGTTCGCGGAGTACATCCCGCTGCGCGACCTCGTGCGCCCCTTCTCCTCGGCCGTGGACCTCGTCCGCAACGACATGCTGCCGGGCACGGAGCCCGGGGTGGTGCCGCTGGAGTCCGAGCGGCTCGGTCGCACCGTGGTGGTCGGGGACGTCATCTGCTTCGAGGTGGCCTACGACCCGCTGGTCCGCGAGAGCGTGCGGGAGGGGGCGGAGATCCTGGTGGTGCAGACCAACAACGCGAACTTCGGGTACTCGGCGGAGTCGACGCAGCAGCTGGCGATGTCACGGCTGCGTGCCGTCGAGAGCGGCCGGGCGACCGTGCAGGTGTCCACCGTCGGCGTCAGCGCCGTCATCAGCCCCAACGGGACGGTCGCCGCGGACACGGGCCTGTTCACCGCCGAGCAGCTGGTCGCGCGCCTGCCGCTGCGCGAGTCGCTGACACCGGCGACCCGTCTCGGCGCGTGGCCCAGCCTGGTCGTGGGCGCCCTGGCCGTGGCGATGACGGTCGCGGGTGCCGCCGGGGCCGCGCGGGTGCGCCGCGCCGACCGTCCGGAGGCCGCCGCGTGA
- a CDS encoding DEAD/DEAH box helicase produces MAPRDPSRTPRDAEELAPADRYAVARRRARSERSELARFRTLMDFPLDDFQVEACEAVERGSGVLVAAPTGAGKTVVGEFAVHLALRTGRKAFYTTPIKALSNQKYHDLVRRHGADQVGLLTGDTTQNGEAPVVVMTTEVLRNMLYAGSSTLDGLGYVVMDEVHYLADRFRGPVWEEVIIHLPDDVQLVSLSATVSNAEEFGDWLRTVRGDTAVVVSEHRPVPLGQHVLVRDDLLDLYAGHVDPTAPGANPPINPELAHLLRRAERSGDGPHRGRRGQGDRGFRGPGGRRRDGGAGGPGGAGGLGGVRPAPRPVMVDVLDDAGLLPAIVFIFSRAGCDAAVAQCLAGGLRLTSPAEQEEIREIAEARCASVPREDLDVLGYWGFLDALVRGVAPHHAGMLPAFKETVEEAFARGLVKVVFATETLALGINMPARSVVLEKLVKWDGSQHVDITPGEYTQLTGRAGRRGIDTEGHAVVVGRGGLDPMALAGLASKRLYPLRSAFRPTYNMAVNLVAQVGRVRAREVLETSFAQFQADRGVVGLARQAQSHAEALEGYAEAMSCHLGDFREYWSLRRELGERERGVHRAAAGARREAAARSLASLAVGDVVAVPGGRRSVHAVVVEPGSAGGFEGARPLVLTTERDVRRLSSQDVGDGVRTVGRLRVPKGFSPRAASHRRDLAAALRAEIAAGRVEGAVPSRRQGRPVARDEDEAIAGLRRRLRAHPCHACPDREEHARWAERWQRLDGEHRALVRRIEGRTGSIATVFDRICDVLVSLGYLEKVPDEGTRVTEDGRWLRRLYAENDLLLAECLRRGAWQDLDVPGLAAAVSAVVYSARRDDRERTPAVPGGPASRLGVALDATTRIWSELDDLEGTHRLETVQPLDLGLVQAVHRWAAGRSLDAVLRDADLAAGDFVRWCKQVVDVLDQVAKAAPDQRLRQTARSAVGAVRRGVVAYAGT; encoded by the coding sequence GTGGCACCACGCGACCCCTCCCGCACCCCCCGCGACGCCGAGGAGCTCGCTCCCGCCGACCGGTACGCCGTGGCCCGCCGCCGCGCGCGGTCCGAGCGCAGCGAGCTCGCCCGGTTCCGGACGCTCATGGACTTCCCGCTGGACGACTTCCAGGTCGAGGCGTGCGAGGCGGTCGAGCGGGGCAGCGGCGTGCTGGTCGCCGCGCCCACCGGCGCCGGGAAGACGGTCGTCGGCGAGTTCGCGGTGCACCTGGCGCTGCGGACCGGGCGCAAGGCGTTCTACACGACCCCGATCAAGGCCCTGTCGAACCAGAAGTACCACGACCTCGTGCGGCGCCACGGGGCGGACCAGGTCGGCCTGCTGACCGGCGACACCACGCAGAACGGCGAGGCGCCGGTGGTCGTCATGACCACCGAGGTGCTCCGCAACATGCTGTACGCGGGCTCGAGCACGCTCGACGGCCTGGGGTACGTGGTCATGGACGAGGTGCACTACCTGGCCGACCGGTTCCGCGGCCCGGTGTGGGAGGAGGTGATCATCCACCTGCCCGACGACGTGCAGCTGGTGTCGCTGTCCGCGACCGTGTCCAACGCCGAGGAGTTCGGCGACTGGCTGCGCACCGTGCGGGGTGACACGGCCGTCGTGGTGAGCGAGCACCGGCCGGTCCCGCTCGGGCAGCACGTGCTGGTGCGCGACGACCTCCTGGACCTGTACGCCGGCCACGTCGACCCCACGGCCCCGGGCGCGAACCCCCCGATCAACCCGGAGCTGGCGCACCTGCTGCGCCGGGCGGAGCGATCGGGCGACGGCCCGCACCGCGGTCGGCGCGGGCAGGGTGACCGGGGCTTCCGCGGGCCTGGCGGCCGGAGGCGGGACGGCGGGGCAGGCGGCCCGGGTGGCGCGGGGGGCCTCGGCGGCGTCCGGCCGGCCCCGCGGCCGGTCATGGTCGACGTCCTGGACGACGCGGGGCTGCTGCCCGCGATCGTCTTCATCTTCTCGCGGGCCGGCTGCGACGCGGCGGTGGCCCAGTGCCTCGCGGGCGGGCTGCGGCTGACCTCGCCGGCGGAGCAGGAGGAGATCCGGGAGATCGCCGAGGCCCGCTGCGCCTCCGTGCCGCGCGAGGACCTCGACGTGCTCGGGTACTGGGGGTTCCTGGACGCGCTGGTCCGGGGCGTCGCGCCGCACCACGCGGGCATGCTGCCGGCGTTCAAGGAGACGGTCGAGGAGGCGTTCGCGCGCGGCCTGGTGAAGGTCGTGTTCGCCACCGAGACGCTGGCGCTCGGGATCAACATGCCGGCGCGCTCGGTCGTCCTCGAGAAGCTGGTGAAGTGGGACGGCTCGCAGCACGTCGACATCACGCCGGGGGAGTACACGCAGCTCACGGGGCGGGCGGGTCGCCGGGGCATCGACACCGAGGGGCACGCCGTGGTCGTGGGGCGCGGCGGCCTCGACCCGATGGCGCTCGCCGGGCTGGCGTCCAAGAGGCTGTACCCGCTGCGGTCCGCCTTCCGCCCGACCTACAACATGGCCGTCAACCTCGTGGCGCAGGTGGGTCGCGTGCGCGCCCGCGAGGTGCTGGAGACGTCGTTCGCCCAGTTCCAGGCGGACCGCGGGGTGGTCGGCCTGGCCCGGCAGGCGCAGAGCCACGCCGAGGCGCTGGAGGGCTACGCGGAGGCCATGTCCTGCCACCTGGGGGACTTCCGCGAGTACTGGTCGCTGCGCCGGGAGCTGGGGGAGCGGGAGCGGGGCGTGCACCGGGCCGCGGCCGGTGCCCGGCGGGAGGCGGCCGCGCGCAGCCTGGCGTCGCTCGCCGTCGGGGACGTCGTCGCGGTGCCGGGCGGCCGTCGGTCGGTCCACGCCGTGGTGGTCGAGCCCGGCAGCGCCGGCGGCTTCGAGGGGGCCCGCCCCCTGGTCCTCACCACCGAGCGGGACGTGCGGCGCCTGTCCAGCCAGGACGTCGGCGACGGCGTGCGCACGGTCGGCCGCCTGCGCGTGCCGAAGGGTTTCTCGCCGCGTGCCGCCTCGCACCGCCGCGACCTGGCTGCGGCGCTGCGGGCCGAGATCGCCGCCGGGCGGGTCGAGGGGGCCGTGCCGTCGCGCCGCCAGGGCCGCCCGGTCGCGCGGGACGAGGACGAGGCGATCGCGGGGCTGCGCCGGCGCCTGCGGGCCCACCCCTGCCACGCGTGCCCGGACCGCGAGGAGCACGCGCGGTGGGCCGAGCGCTGGCAGCGCCTCGACGGCGAGCACCGCGCGCTCGTCCGGCGCATCGAGGGCAGGACCGGGTCGATCGCCACCGTGTTCGACCGGATCTGCGACGTGCTGGTCAGCCTCGGGTACCTCGAGAAGGTGCCCGACGAGGGCACGCGGGTCACCGAGGACGGCCGGTGGCTACGCCGCCTGTACGCCGAGAACGACCTGCTGCTGGCGGAGTGCCTGCGCCGGGGCGCGTGGCAGGACCTCGACGTGCCGGGTCTCGCCGCGGCGGTCTCGGCCGTCGTGTACTCGGCGCGCCGCGACGACCGGGAGCGCACCCCGGCCGTCCCCGGGGGGCCGGCGAGCCGGCTCGGCGTCGCGCTGGACGCGACGACCCGGATCTGGTCCGAGCTGGACGACCTCGAGGGCACACACCGGCTCGAGACGGTGCAGCCCCTCGACCTGGGGCTGGTCCAGGCCGTGCACCGGTGGGCCGCGGGTCGCTCGCTCGACGCTGTCCTGCGGGACGCCGACCTGGCCGCCGGCGACTTCGTCCGCTGGTGCAAGCAGGTGGTCGACGTCCTGGACCAGGTCGCCAAGGCGGCTCCCGACCAGCGGCTGCGCCAGACGGCGCGGTCGGCGGTCGGCGCGGTGCGGCGCGGGGTCGTCGCCTACGCCGGGACCTGA
- a CDS encoding amidohydrolase family protein, with protein MTTTLYRGGTVLTPDAPDATSILVSGDRVAWVGGADAADGLAGAADAVVELDGALVTPGFVDAHVHALESGLALDGVDLAGARGVDDVLARVRDAVRGPAGRRAAADGAPLAGSGWDDALWPEDRPPRRDELDAAGGGAPVWLGSADRTAAVVSSSFARVLGLDTLPGWRDDGVVTGEALRVAWGAVREAAEPRRAALEDLALRAAARAGVVAVHEHSAPGSAARRDLAALLARTAEPGSGLPQVAAYRAELCETTDDARDLLEELPGLRGIGGDLAVDGTLRARTAALRQPYDDVRAPGDRTGELLLTAEQVSNHVAAVTRAGVQAAFRVTGDRAVAEVLLGFRAAAEVEGVEALRAAGHRLGRASMLDAPALATLVLLGLTVAVEPVPEAAWGGDDGPAVRRLGSGRAASLQPLADLRAAGVPLAFGSGGPLTPAGPWAAVRAAVRHRTPDQRIPLAAAVHAHTRGGWLAAGLGDEATGLLRVGAPAHLAVWRTDGPGLPALGPQDGDPVCVLTVRAGRVLFDASGGTGRSAA; from the coding sequence GTGACCACCACGCTGTACCGGGGCGGCACGGTGCTGACGCCCGACGCCCCCGACGCGACGTCGATCCTCGTCTCCGGCGACCGGGTCGCCTGGGTGGGTGGCGCCGACGCGGCGGACGGCCTGGCCGGCGCCGCCGACGCCGTGGTCGAGCTCGACGGGGCGCTCGTGACGCCCGGCTTCGTCGACGCCCACGTGCACGCGCTCGAGTCCGGGCTCGCGCTCGACGGGGTGGACCTGGCCGGCGCGCGCGGGGTGGACGACGTGCTCGCGCGCGTCCGGGACGCGGTGCGGGGGCCGGCCGGCCGTCGCGCGGCGGCCGACGGCGCTCCGCTGGCGGGATCCGGCTGGGACGACGCGCTGTGGCCGGAGGACCGGCCGCCCCGCCGGGACGAGCTCGACGCCGCCGGCGGGGGCGCGCCCGTCTGGCTCGGGAGCGCGGACCGGACGGCCGCCGTGGTGTCCTCGTCCTTCGCGCGGGTGCTCGGGCTGGACACGCTGCCCGGGTGGCGGGACGACGGCGTGGTGACCGGCGAGGCCCTGCGGGTGGCGTGGGGCGCCGTCCGGGAGGCCGCCGAGCCACGCCGCGCCGCCCTGGAGGACCTCGCGCTCCGCGCGGCCGCGCGCGCCGGGGTGGTGGCGGTGCACGAGCACAGCGCCCCGGGCTCGGCCGCCCGGCGGGACCTGGCGGCGCTGCTGGCGAGGACGGCCGAGCCGGGTTCCGGGCTGCCGCAGGTGGCGGCGTACCGCGCGGAGCTGTGCGAGACGACGGACGACGCGCGGGACCTGCTCGAGGAGCTGCCCGGGCTGCGGGGGATCGGCGGCGACCTCGCCGTCGACGGCACGCTCCGCGCGCGGACGGCGGCGCTGCGGCAGCCGTACGACGACGTGCGCGCGCCGGGCGACCGGACGGGGGAGCTGCTGCTGACGGCGGAGCAGGTGAGCAACCACGTCGCGGCCGTGACCCGGGCCGGGGTGCAGGCGGCGTTCCGCGTGACGGGCGACCGCGCGGTGGCCGAGGTGCTGCTCGGCTTCCGGGCCGCGGCGGAGGTCGAGGGCGTCGAGGCGCTGCGGGCGGCCGGCCACCGGCTGGGGCGCGCGTCGATGCTGGACGCGCCGGCCCTCGCCACGCTCGTCCTGCTCGGCCTGACCGTGGCGGTGGAGCCGGTGCCGGAGGCCGCGTGGGGCGGTGACGACGGCCCCGCGGTCCGCCGCCTGGGGAGCGGCCGGGCCGCCTCGCTCCAGCCGCTCGCGGACCTGCGCGCCGCCGGGGTGCCGCTCGCGTTCGGGTCCGGCGGCCCGTTGACGCCGGCCGGACCCTGGGCGGCGGTGCGCGCGGCGGTCCGGCACCGCACGCCCGACCAGCGGATCCCCCTCGCTGCGGCGGTGCACGCCCACACCCGTGGTGGCTGGCTCGCCGCGGGCCTCGGCGACGAGGCGACGGGCTTGCTGCGCGTCGGGGCGCCCGCGCACCTGGCCGTCTGGCGCACGGACGGCCCGGGACTCCCGGCGCTGGGGCCGCAGGACGGGGATCCCGTGTGCGTGCTGACGGTGCGCGCGGGCCGGGTCCTGTTCGACGCGTCGGGCGGGACGGGGCGGTCGGCGGCGTGA
- a CDS encoding RNA polymerase-binding protein RbpA encodes MSNRSLRGMRIGSHSMETDEGVDFAPRLQAYYDCPNGHTIILPFSVEADVPVVWECRCGAEALLRDASKPEPKATKPPRTHWDMLLERRTIKELEELLDERLDLLRAGKLRRSA; translated from the coding sequence ATGTCGAACCGGTCCCTGCGCGGTATGCGCATCGGGTCCCACAGCATGGAGACGGACGAGGGCGTCGACTTCGCCCCGCGTCTCCAGGCGTACTACGACTGCCCGAACGGGCACACGATCATCCTGCCGTTCTCGGTCGAGGCCGATGTCCCGGTGGTGTGGGAGTGCCGGTGCGGCGCCGAGGCGCTGCTGCGCGACGCGTCCAAGCCGGAGCCGAAGGCCACCAAGCCGCCGCGCACGCACTGGGACATGCTCCTGGAGCGCCGGACCATCAAGGAGCTCGAGGAGCTGCTCGACGAGCGCCTCGACCTGCTGCGCGCCGGCAAGCTGCGCCGCAGCGCCTGA
- a CDS encoding polyprenol monophosphomannose synthase, whose product MTAAARVLVVVPTYDERDSLPHALAALARCVPGADVLVVDDASPDGTGELAERIAASDEAERGRRAVHVLHRAGKQGLGTAYVAGFRWGLERGYRVLVEMDADGSHRAEDLPALLARVPGADLVIGSRWVRGGRVVNWPLHRQLLSRGANVYARVAMGLPVRDSTAGFRAYRAETLRGLALGEVASHGYCFQIDMAWRVLLAGGRVVEVPITFVERAEGRSKMSRAIVGEALVRVTVWGARRRWQQLRGLLRQGSRTAGR is encoded by the coding sequence GTGACCGCCGCCGCTCGCGTGCTCGTCGTCGTCCCCACGTACGACGAGCGGGACAGCCTCCCGCACGCGCTGGCGGCGCTGGCCCGCTGCGTGCCCGGCGCCGACGTGCTGGTCGTCGACGACGCGTCCCCGGATGGTACCGGCGAGCTCGCCGAGCGGATCGCCGCGAGCGACGAGGCCGAGCGCGGGCGCCGCGCCGTCCACGTCCTGCACCGCGCGGGCAAGCAGGGTCTGGGGACCGCGTACGTCGCCGGGTTCCGCTGGGGGCTCGAGCGCGGGTACCGCGTCCTGGTCGAGATGGACGCCGACGGGTCGCACCGCGCCGAGGACCTGCCGGCGCTGCTCGCCCGGGTGCCCGGGGCGGACCTGGTGATCGGGTCGCGGTGGGTGCGCGGCGGACGGGTGGTCAACTGGCCGCTGCACCGCCAGCTCCTGTCGCGGGGGGCGAACGTGTACGCGCGCGTCGCGATGGGCCTGCCGGTGCGGGACTCGACGGCGGGGTTCCGCGCCTACCGGGCGGAGACGCTCCGGGGGCTCGCGCTCGGGGAGGTCGCCTCCCACGGGTACTGCTTCCAGATCGACATGGCGTGGCGGGTCCTGCTCGCCGGCGGGCGCGTCGTCGAGGTGCCGATCACCTTCGTCGAGCGCGCCGAGGGCCGCTCCAAGATGAGCCGCGCCATCGTGGGCGAGGCGCTCGTCCGCGTGACGGTCTGGGGAGCCCGCCGCCGGTGGCAGCAGCTGCGGGGGCTCCTGCGGCAGGGGAGTCGCACCGCAGGACGGTGA
- a CDS encoding diacylglycerol kinase family protein — protein MSHLGVVVNPVAGVGRGSGVGTAALAELRRRGHRVEDLTARDLLTATAHARRAAVAGLDALVVVGGDGLVHLGANVVAETDLPLGIVAGGTGNDVARALGLPRGDVAAAVTAIERALLVGPRAIDAVSVGPPTHSAREWYLGALSCGIDAAVNARANALRWPRGSARYVRALVPELRAFRPYGYRLTTDEGVWESAGTVVVAANGPWIGGGIRVAPDARLDDGLLDVVVAGPVTRAGVLRIFPGMYAGRHVHHPQVQVLRSRRVLVEPAPHLGGTPPEAHADGERIGPLPLVAEVVPGAVRVLAPLPT, from the coding sequence GTGAGCCACCTTGGCGTCGTCGTGAACCCGGTCGCGGGCGTCGGACGGGGCAGCGGCGTCGGCACCGCGGCCCTGGCCGAGCTGCGCCGTCGCGGTCACCGCGTCGAGGACCTCACCGCGCGGGACCTGCTGACGGCGACGGCGCACGCGCGCCGGGCGGCGGTCGCGGGGCTCGACGCGCTCGTGGTGGTCGGCGGCGACGGGCTGGTGCACCTCGGCGCGAACGTCGTCGCGGAGACGGACCTGCCGCTGGGCATCGTGGCCGGCGGGACGGGCAACGACGTCGCGCGGGCCCTCGGCCTGCCGCGGGGGGACGTGGCGGCCGCGGTGACGGCGATCGAGCGGGCGCTGCTCGTCGGCCCGCGGGCGATCGACGCGGTGAGCGTCGGCCCCCCCACGCACAGCGCCCGCGAGTGGTACCTCGGTGCGCTGTCCTGCGGCATCGACGCCGCCGTGAACGCCCGTGCCAACGCGCTGCGGTGGCCGCGGGGGTCCGCCCGGTACGTGCGGGCGCTGGTGCCCGAGCTGCGGGCCTTCCGCCCCTACGGCTACCGCCTCACCACGGACGAGGGCGTGTGGGAGTCGGCCGGGACGGTCGTGGTCGCCGCGAACGGCCCGTGGATCGGCGGGGGCATCCGCGTGGCGCCCGACGCCCGGCTGGACGACGGGCTGCTCGACGTGGTCGTGGCGGGTCCCGTCACCCGTGCCGGCGTCCTGCGCATCTTCCCGGGCATGTACGCGGGACGGCACGTGCACCACCCGCAGGTCCAGGTGCTGCGCAGCCGCCGGGTGCTGGTCGAGCCCGCGCCCCATCTGGGCGGGACGCCCCCGGAGGCGCACGCCGACGGCGAGCGCATCGGCCCCCTGCCGCTCGTCGCGGAGGTCGTCCCGGGCGCCGTCCGGGTGCTCGCGCCGCTGCCGACCTAG
- a CDS encoding glutamate--cysteine ligase: MRTIGVEEEFLLVSEAGSPRAVAAAVLQHASSVDGDDDPAQPGGSLEKEFAQEQVETSTHPCTDLDDLLEEVRGGRWRADSSAQHAGARIAALATSPRPADPTVVVNRRAQDIAAQFARTARDQLTSGCHVHVEVADAEEGVRVVDHLRRWNPVLLALSANSPYWQGDDSGYASFRSQIWGRWPTAGPTAPFGDAATYRRSVEDLVASGTILDDGMVYFDARLSARYPTVEVRVADVCLDPQDAVLLAALVRALAETAVSGRPEPAPQPRTEVVRVATWRAARSGLDDDLLSPLTGRPAPARAVLDELLRHVEPALVEGGDLERVRDGVASLLGRGNGAQQQRRWRHEGADDAELVRRAVRATLA, translated from the coding sequence GAGGAAGAGTTCTTGCTGGTGTCGGAGGCCGGCTCGCCGCGCGCCGTCGCGGCGGCGGTGCTGCAGCACGCCTCCTCTGTGGACGGCGACGACGACCCCGCGCAGCCGGGCGGGTCGCTGGAGAAGGAGTTCGCGCAGGAGCAGGTCGAGACCTCGACGCACCCCTGCACCGACCTCGACGACCTGCTGGAGGAGGTGCGGGGCGGGCGCTGGCGGGCCGATTCGTCCGCGCAGCACGCCGGCGCCCGCATCGCGGCGCTCGCGACGTCGCCGCGGCCCGCCGACCCGACCGTGGTCGTCAACCGTCGCGCCCAGGACATCGCCGCGCAGTTCGCCCGGACGGCGCGGGACCAGCTCACCTCCGGCTGCCACGTCCACGTCGAGGTGGCGGACGCCGAGGAGGGCGTGCGCGTCGTCGACCACCTGCGCCGCTGGAACCCGGTGCTGCTCGCCCTCAGCGCCAACAGCCCCTACTGGCAGGGCGACGACTCCGGGTATGCGAGCTTCCGGTCGCAGATCTGGGGCCGCTGGCCGACCGCCGGCCCGACGGCGCCGTTCGGCGACGCCGCGACCTACCGCCGGAGCGTCGAGGACCTCGTGGCGAGCGGCACGATCCTCGACGACGGGATGGTGTACTTCGACGCCCGGCTGTCCGCCCGGTACCCGACCGTCGAGGTGCGGGTCGCCGACGTCTGCCTGGACCCGCAGGACGCCGTGCTGCTGGCCGCGCTCGTCCGGGCGCTCGCGGAGACCGCGGTGTCGGGGCGCCCCGAACCCGCTCCCCAGCCCCGGACGGAGGTCGTGCGCGTCGCGACGTGGCGCGCCGCGCGCTCCGGCCTGGACGACGACCTGCTCAGCCCCCTGACGGGACGCCCGGCGCCGGCTCGGGCCGTGCTCGACGAGCTGCTGCGGCACGTCGAGCCGGCGCTCGTGGAGGGAGGCGACCTCGAGCGCGTGCGGGACGGGGTCGCCTCCCTGCTCGGGCGCGGCAACGGCGCCCAGCAGCAGCGACGCTGGCGGCACGAGGGGGCGGACGACGCCGAGCTGGTGCGCCGGGCGGTCCGCGCGACCCTCGCCTGA